One Triticum dicoccoides isolate Atlit2015 ecotype Zavitan chromosome 5B, WEW_v2.0, whole genome shotgun sequence genomic window carries:
- the LOC119311893 gene encoding transcription factor bHLH68-like codes for MVKEEEVMAEAGGRGYLDMLGLGEEAMADYFLCLSPSTSSHLSSAAVSTTTTSASTHAVASPTCASYLQPPPAAPCHQVLSFGGRAEQQYHGGDVFGFQYYYYGGAHAVPVAVPQKSSPTTDCSSSISSMSSSPTATAASAISTSKPQPAKKRGSRGSSDPRKAAPAATSNKRPRARKERLGERILALQQLVSPFGKTDTASVLHEALGYIRFLHDQVQVLSSPYMQRLPPSSAPPAPLPEEAVVEPGDLRSRGLCLVPVSCTDHVAGGSGNGADVWSSVPAMGMPATAEEEYAVAAGMLRGDREHPPSRRLA; via the exons ATGGTGAAGGAAGAGGAGGTCATGGCGGAGGCCGGAGGGAGGGGGTACCTGGACATGCTTGGCCTCGGGGAGGAGGCCATGGCCGACTACTTCCTCTGCCTGTCCCCGTCCACCTCGTCCCACCTCTCGTCCGccgccgtctccaccaccaccaccagcgccAGCACTCATGCGGTCGCTTCTCCCACCTGCGCCTCCTACCTGCAGCCTCCTCCGGCGGCGCCGTGTCACCAGGTCCTGAGCTTCGGCGGCCGGGCGGAGCAGCAGTACCACGGCGGCGACGTCTTCGGGTTCCAGTACTACTACTACGGCGGCGCCCACGCGGTCCCGGTGGCTGTCCCGCAGAAGTCAAGCCCGACCACcgactgctcctcctccatctcctccatGTCGTCCTCGCCCAcggccaccgccgcctcggccATCTCCACCTCCAAGCCACAGCCCGCCAAG AAGAGGGGATCAAGAGGCAGCAGCGATCCCAGAAAGGCCGCTCCAGCTGCCACCTCAAACAAGAGACCCAGG GCGAGGAAGGAGCGGCTCGGGGAGAGgatcctggcgctgcagcagctggTTTCTCCGTTCGGGAAG ACCGACACGGCTTCCGTCCTGCACGAGGCGCTCGGCTACATACGCTTCCTGCACGACCAGGTTCAG GTCCTCAGCTCGCCGTACATGCAGCGCCTGCCGCCCTCCTCCGCGCCGCCCGCCCCACTCCCG gaggaggcggtggtggagccGGGCGATCTGCGGAGCCGGGGGCTGTGCCTGGTGCCGGTATCCTGCACCGACCACGTCGCCGGCGGCAGCGGCAACGGCGCCGACGTGTGGTCGTCGGTGCCGGCGATGGGCATGCCGGCGACGGCGGAGGAGGAGTACGCGGTCGCTGCCGGGATGCTGCGCGGGGACCGGGAGCATCCTCCTAGCAGGCGGCTGGCCTAG